The genomic window GCCACCAGACCCGCTGCGCCTCGCCCCCAGGCGTCGTCACTCCAGCGGTGGGTGATGATCTCGGGCGGCGGCGCGTCCGGCAGGTGCCGCTCCTGCAGTGCCGCCCGCATGGGGTCCAGCAGCGCGCTTCCCACGATCACGCCCTCACCGCCGATGAGGATCAGTTCCGGGTCCAGCAGGTCCGTGAGATTGGCCAGCGCCTCACCCAGGCGGCGTCCGGCGTCTGCCAGCACCGCGCGGGGGCGGTCGTCCCCAGCGGCCAGCAGGGCGAGCAGGTCCTCCACCTGACGGGTCTGCTCGCCCTGCTGCTCGTTGAACTGCGCGACCAGGTCGCCGTTCGAGATGTACGCCTGCAGGCAGCCCCGCAGGCCGCATTCGCAGGGGCGGCCCCCGCGTTCGGTCAGGACGTGCCCGAGTTCCCCGGCGCCGCCGCGCAGGCCGCGGTAGACCTGCCCGCCCAGCACCAGGGCCGCGCCGACGCCCCGCCCCAGGGTGACGACCACGAAGTCACTGGCCTGCCGGGCCTGGCCGACGAGTCGCTCGGCAGTGGCGAAGGCGTTGGCGTCGTTGTCGATCCACACGGGGACGCCCAGCGCGTCGCGGAGCAGCGCGCCGAACGGCACGTCATGCCAGTCGGTGCGGTGCGAGACGATGCACACGCCGCGGCGCGTGTCGATCAGACCGGCCATGGCGACGCCCGCGCCGATCAACCGGGCCGCGTGGCGGGGCGCGGTCAGGTGCGCGCTGGCGCGGCGGGCCGCGTCGACCGCATCGGCCGGGGTGGGCCCGCGCAGCGGCACGTGAATCTGATCCACCACGTTCAGGGCTAGATCGGTCAGGACCGCCTGCAGTTCCGTCTCGAGGAGTTTCATGCCGATGGCGTGGTGCCCGGCGTAGTTGATGCCGAGCGGCACCGGGTGGCGGGGCAGGTGCGGCGCGAGTTCCGGGTGTTCGATCAGTAGGCCCTCGCTGAGCAGGTCGGTGCTGACGATGGTGATGGACGCGGCGCTCAGGCCGGTCTGCTGCGCCAGTCGGGTGCGGCTGAGGGGGCCTTCACGACGGAGTTCGTCCAGGATCAGCCGGCGGTTCATGGCCCGGGCGGCGCCCTGGTCGACTTTTCGTGCGCGCATGGCCTGCATGCTACCTGTCTGTGGGGCCGGGGATACGGGGCGGACCGCACCCCCGCATCTAGATATCTTTATTTGACAAAGTAAAGATAATATTTTTACACTGACCTCACGTCCACAACCCAGCCCCGCGCCTGTCCGAGCGGCAATCCCATCCGTCTGACCGCGCGTTTTCAGGAGGTCTTCCCCTGCGCTCACTCCCTCCCCTGAACCGCCTCCCGTCGCACCTGTGCGCCGCCCCCCTGTCCGCTCCGCGTGCCCCGGCGTCGCGTCTGACCTCTCCAGCGCTGCCGTGAACTCGAACGCCGGTGCCCGCTGGTCGAGTGTCTTCAGGACACCGCGCGGCAACCGGCCCGGCCCCTCGCTGTGGGAGGTGCCGACGCGCCGCCCGGGCTGACCTGGCCCTACCCGACCCTGCCCTGCCTTCACCCCCACTGCCGCACCGGCAGAACCGGCATAGGAGCTCACATGACC from Deinococcus sedimenti includes these protein-coding regions:
- a CDS encoding ROK family protein is translated as MRARKVDQGAARAMNRRLILDELRREGPLSRTRLAQQTGLSAASITIVSTDLLSEGLLIEHPELAPHLPRHPVPLGINYAGHHAIGMKLLETELQAVLTDLALNVVDQIHVPLRGPTPADAVDAARRASAHLTAPRHAARLIGAGVAMAGLIDTRRGVCIVSHRTDWHDVPFGALLRDALGVPVWIDNDANAFATAERLVGQARQASDFVVVTLGRGVGAALVLGGQVYRGLRGGAGELGHVLTERGGRPCECGLRGCLQAYISNGDLVAQFNEQQGEQTRQVEDLLALLAAGDDRPRAVLADAGRRLGEALANLTDLLDPELILIGGEGVIVGSALLDPMRAALQERHLPDAPPPEIITHRWSDDAWGRGAAGLVAEHFFEGASSHPDRTSEASS